The Desulfomicrobium orale DSM 12838 genome includes a window with the following:
- a CDS encoding NAD(P)H-hydrate dehydratase — MLWLIAGTIPRDDFELARGPFRLRGRRLECGGQILPVVRGTPALMAAAAATADVLGLAPLDAILAGDSGGGRGSRALYARLCGEPPSCRGVTFHYLLPDIQWHNSVLWALEALSPAPLLVADAGFMYAAKMSGFASHYDLFTPDAGEMAFLADERAPHPFYTRGFLLQEEERIPELIRMAYASENSARHLLVKGSTDHMVAHGRVVAEVGEPRTPAMEAIGGTGDTLTGMVTALLASGLGIPRACRTAALANRLLGVFGKPSPATGVGELISFLPQALEKAMADSA, encoded by the coding sequence ATGCTCTGGCTGATCGCCGGGACGATTCCCCGTGACGATTTCGAGCTTGCCAGAGGGCCGTTCCGGCTGCGCGGGAGGCGTCTGGAATGCGGCGGACAAATCCTGCCCGTGGTCCGGGGCACTCCCGCTCTCATGGCCGCGGCCGCCGCGACAGCGGATGTGCTGGGGCTCGCTCCTCTGGACGCCATTCTCGCCGGGGATTCGGGCGGCGGCAGGGGGAGCCGCGCTCTTTACGCCCGGCTGTGCGGGGAGCCGCCATCCTGCCGGGGAGTGACCTTTCATTACCTTCTTCCGGACATCCAATGGCACAATTCCGTGCTCTGGGCCCTGGAAGCCTTAAGTCCTGCGCCTCTGCTGGTGGCCGACGCCGGTTTCATGTATGCGGCCAAGATGAGCGGTTTCGCCTCCCATTACGATCTCTTTACTCCTGACGCCGGGGAAATGGCCTTTCTGGCCGACGAACGCGCTCCGCACCCGTTTTATACGCGCGGGTTCCTCCTTCAGGAGGAGGAACGGATACCGGAGCTGATCCGGATGGCCTATGCCTCGGAAAACTCGGCCCGGCATCTGCTGGTCAAGGGCAGTACGGACCATATGGTGGCTCATGGTCGTGTCGTGGCGGAAGTGGGAGAACCCCGGACTCCAGCCATGGAGGCCATCGGCGGCACCGGGGACACGCTGACCGGCATGGTCACGGCTCTTCTGGCCTCGGGGCTGGGTATTCCCCGCGCCTGCCGTACGGCGGCCCTGGCCAACCGCCTGCTCGGAGTGTTCGGTAAGCCGTCCCCGGCCACAGGCGTGGGAGAGCTCATTTCCTTCCTGCCCCAGGCATTGGAGAAAGCCATGGCGGATAGCGCGTAG
- a CDS encoding DUF3343 domain-containing protein, whose protein sequence is MRWGRDEIPGPPDRGLLLFAGTGEVIRAETLLRQAHFGVAVKGPPPDLRQGCDMVIEFPLLHEPRVREILASAGLTPLRVAAVRDFLLEPVSLYHVKDVDGFLLVRAANMKICVDRGSGRIVNISGGGCPDVPYLAEALVGKTLAEAPEPRSLGQTLCGYALQLAFEEARRLCSG, encoded by the coding sequence ATGCGGTGGGGCCGGGATGAGATTCCCGGTCCGCCGGACAGGGGACTTCTGCTTTTCGCCGGTACAGGAGAGGTCATTCGGGCTGAAACACTGCTCAGGCAGGCGCACTTCGGCGTCGCGGTTAAAGGGCCGCCGCCGGATCTCCGCCAGGGCTGTGACATGGTCATCGAGTTTCCGCTGCTGCATGAGCCGCGCGTCAGGGAAATTCTGGCCTCCGCCGGGCTGACTCCTTTGCGCGTGGCGGCGGTCCGTGACTTCCTGCTGGAGCCCGTGTCTCTTTATCACGTCAAGGACGTGGACGGCTTTCTGCTGGTCCGGGCGGCCAACATGAAGATCTGTGTGGATAGGGGTTCCGGGCGCATTGTCAACATATCCGGTGGCGGTTGCCCGGATGTGCCCTATCTGGCCGAGGCTCTCGTGGGCAAAACCCTGGCCGAGGCTCCGGAACCCCGCTCTCTGGGCCAGACTCTGTGCGGCTATGCCTTGCAGCTGGCGTTCGAGGAGGCCAGACGGCTATGCTCTGGCTGA
- a CDS encoding sulfurtransferase TusA family protein produces the protein MKTQVDACGLSCPQPVLLAMRAMEKAGSGSIEILVDNEASRENVSRAARAKGWAVSVHELDGNKCRLELSK, from the coding sequence ATGAAAACCCAGGTTGACGCGTGCGGCCTGTCGTGTCCGCAGCCGGTGCTTCTGGCCATGCGGGCCATGGAAAAAGCGGGGTCCGGGTCCATCGAGATTCTGGTGGATAACGAGGCCAGCCGGGAAAATGTGAGCCGCGCGGCCAGGGCCAAAGGCTGGGCCGTAAGCGTTCACGAACTGGACGGAAACAAGTGCCGTCTGGAACTGAGCAAATAG
- the yedE gene encoding YedE family putative selenium transporter, which translates to MARKTNVFATTAGILATGGIIGIAACLLQKFGNPGNMGLCVACFGRDVAGSIGLHRAAVVQYLRPEIMGFVLGAFAAALLFREFRPSGGSSPLVRFVLGMIAMIGALVFLGCPWRVFLRLAGGDGNALAGLAGLAGGVWLGTLFFRKGYSLGRSQSQPAGSGLIMPLVMLGLVALRIFYPPVPEEAQNGLLWYSLKGPGSMHAPLVLSLGAGLGIGFLAQRTRFCTMGALRDVILFRQGYLLYGVLAFFGAALAANLLLGQFHPGFSGQPVAHAQWFWNFSGMVVAGLAFALAGGCPGRQLFLCGEGNSDAGIFAMGLLAGAALAHNFGLASSPQGTTSHGMVAVGVCLAVLLFIGFTHCPKQGGQA; encoded by the coding sequence ATGGCGCGGAAAACAAACGTTTTCGCTACCACGGCAGGCATTCTCGCGACCGGGGGGATAATCGGCATAGCGGCCTGCCTGCTGCAGAAATTCGGCAATCCGGGCAATATGGGGCTGTGCGTGGCCTGCTTCGGACGGGATGTGGCCGGAAGCATCGGTCTGCACCGGGCGGCAGTGGTGCAGTATCTGCGGCCTGAAATCATGGGTTTTGTTCTTGGCGCGTTTGCCGCCGCCCTGCTTTTCAGGGAGTTCAGGCCCAGTGGCGGCTCTTCCCCCCTGGTCCGCTTCGTGCTGGGCATGATCGCCATGATCGGTGCTCTGGTTTTTCTGGGCTGCCCATGGCGTGTTTTCCTGCGTCTGGCCGGGGGAGACGGCAACGCTCTGGCCGGATTGGCCGGGCTGGCGGGCGGCGTATGGCTGGGGACCCTTTTCTTCCGCAAGGGATACTCTCTGGGCCGCAGCCAGAGTCAACCCGCCGGTTCAGGTCTCATCATGCCTCTTGTCATGCTCGGCCTTGTGGCGCTGCGTATTTTCTATCCACCTGTTCCGGAGGAGGCCCAGAACGGCCTGCTCTGGTACTCCCTCAAGGGGCCGGGAAGCATGCACGCGCCCTTGGTCCTGTCTTTGGGAGCGGGTCTGGGCATAGGATTTCTGGCCCAGCGCACCCGATTCTGCACCATGGGTGCCCTGCGCGACGTCATCCTCTTCCGGCAGGGATACCTGCTTTACGGCGTATTGGCCTTTTTCGGCGCGGCCCTGGCCGCCAATCTGCTGCTGGGCCAGTTCCATCCGGGGTTTTCCGGACAACCTGTGGCTCATGCGCAGTGGTTCTGGAATTTTTCCGGTATGGTCGTGGCAGGGCTGGCCTTTGCCCTGGCCGGAGGGTGCCCGGGCAGACAGCTTTTTCTCTGCGGCGAAGGCAACAGTGACGCCGGGATCTTCGCCATGGGGCTCTTGGCTGGCGCGGCTCTGGCCCATAATTTCGGGTTGGCCAGTTCGCCCCAGGGAACCACGTCTCACGGCATGGTCGCGGTAGGAGTCTGCCTGGCCGTGTTGCTGTTCATCGGTTTCACTCATTGTCCGAAGCAGGGAGGCCAGGCATGA
- the upp gene encoding uracil phosphoribosyltransferase: MAVFVAEHPLIRHKLGLMRKHDISTKNFRELASELARLLTYEATKDLETEKKTVQGWAGPVEVDVIKGKKITVVPILRAGLGMQDGVLDLIPGAKVSVVGFYRNEETLEPVEYYVKLAKSIGKRMALILDPMLATGGTLDATIRCLKAAGCTSIRGLFLVAAPEGIQRITQAHPDVDIYVAAVDERLNENGYILPGLGDAGDKIFGTK, encoded by the coding sequence ATGGCCGTATTCGTGGCGGAACACCCTTTGATCAGGCACAAGCTGGGGCTTATGCGCAAGCACGACATCAGCACCAAGAATTTCCGGGAACTGGCTTCGGAACTGGCCAGGCTTCTGACCTACGAGGCCACAAAGGATCTGGAGACCGAGAAAAAGACCGTGCAGGGCTGGGCCGGGCCGGTGGAAGTGGATGTCATCAAGGGCAAGAAAATCACCGTGGTGCCGATTCTGCGGGCGGGTCTGGGCATGCAGGACGGCGTACTGGATCTGATCCCGGGAGCCAAGGTCAGCGTGGTCGGATTCTACCGCAACGAGGAAACGCTCGAACCTGTGGAATACTATGTCAAGCTGGCCAAAAGCATCGGAAAACGCATGGCCCTCATTCTGGATCCCATGCTGGCCACCGGCGGTACCCTGGACGCCACCATCCGCTGCCTCAAGGCGGCGGGCTGCACGAGTATCAGGGGCCTTTTTCTGGTGGCCGCGCCCGAGGGCATCCAGCGCATCACTCAGGCCCATCCCGATGTGGATATCTATGTGGCCGCGGTGGACGAGCGGCTCAATGAAAATGGCTACATCCTGCCCGGTCTGGGCGATGCCGGAGACAAGATATTCGGCACCAAGTGA
- the hypD gene encoding hydrogenase formation protein HypD: protein MDALEGFSDPRLCRALLDRIRAELGGGLRFMEVCGTHTVSIFRSGVRSLLPEGVTHLSGPGCPVCVTHDSEVAAFLKLAGQGALVATFGDLMRVPGPGKRSLGTARAEGARVKVVYSPFDALVLARENPGDRVVFLGVGFETTAPAVAATIKAAREEGVGNFSVLSLHKLVPPVLRVLAGDPDLRVNAFLLPGHVSAVIGLEPYRFLASRHGLPAVVAGFEPVDILQALHLLASMKIRGQAEVVNAYTRVVSNAGNPAAMAVMAEVFETSDASWRGIGVIPDSGLRIREEYAQFDAMRVFGLSLEEVPRIRGCRCGDVLRGKLAPDGCGLFGSACTPASPVGPCMVSTEGSCAAYYKYQL from the coding sequence TTGGACGCGCTTGAGGGCTTTTCCGATCCCCGGCTGTGCCGGGCGCTTCTGGACCGTATCCGCGCGGAACTCGGCGGCGGGCTGCGCTTCATGGAAGTCTGCGGCACGCATACCGTGTCCATCTTCCGTAGCGGCGTGCGTTCCCTGCTGCCGGAGGGCGTCACGCACCTGTCGGGTCCCGGCTGTCCCGTCTGCGTCACTCACGACAGCGAGGTGGCGGCCTTTCTGAAGCTGGCCGGACAGGGCGCTCTTGTGGCCACCTTCGGCGACCTGATGCGGGTTCCGGGACCGGGGAAGCGCTCCCTCGGGACGGCCCGGGCCGAAGGTGCGCGGGTCAAGGTGGTCTATTCACCCTTCGACGCCCTGGTCCTGGCCAGGGAAAATCCCGGAGACAGGGTGGTTTTTCTGGGCGTGGGCTTCGAGACCACCGCCCCGGCCGTGGCCGCCACGATCAAGGCGGCCAGGGAAGAGGGCGTCGGCAATTTTTCGGTTCTGTCGCTTCACAAGCTGGTGCCGCCCGTTCTGAGAGTCCTGGCCGGCGATCCGGATTTGCGGGTGAACGCCTTTCTGCTGCCGGGGCATGTTTCCGCGGTCATCGGCCTTGAGCCTTACCGCTTTCTGGCCTCGCGGCATGGCCTGCCCGCCGTGGTGGCGGGCTTCGAACCCGTGGACATCCTCCAGGCCTTGCATCTTCTCGCGTCCATGAAGATCAGGGGGCAGGCGGAAGTGGTGAACGCCTATACCCGCGTGGTCTCCAATGCCGGAAACCCTGCGGCAATGGCTGTTATGGCCGAGGTTTTCGAGACTTCGGACGCGTCGTGGCGGGGTATCGGCGTCATTCCGGACAGCGGTCTGCGCATCCGCGAGGAATATGCACAGTTCGACGCCATGCGCGTGTTCGGCCTGTCTCTGGAGGAAGTGCCCCGGATCAGGGGCTGCCGTTGCGGAGACGTGCTGCGGGGCAAGCTGGCTCCGGACGGGTGCGGCCTTTTCGGATCGGCCTGCACACCGGCCTCTCCTGTGGGGCCGTGCATGGTGTCCACCGAAGGCTCCTGTGCCGCCTACTACAAGTATCAGTTGTAA
- a CDS encoding HypC/HybG/HupF family hydrogenase formation chaperone, whose protein sequence is MCLAVPMEVVMVDGKNAEVLMGGVARRIRLDVMSETVAVGDYVVVHAGFALTRLDREEALATLRLFEEGFGLGRA, encoded by the coding sequence ATGTGTCTGGCGGTGCCCATGGAAGTGGTCATGGTGGATGGAAAAAACGCGGAGGTGCTGATGGGCGGCGTGGCCCGGCGCATCCGGCTGGACGTCATGTCCGAAACGGTGGCCGTGGGCGATTATGTGGTGGTGCACGCCGGGTTCGCCCTGACCCGCCTGGACCGGGAAGAAGCTCTGGCGACGCTCAGGCTTTTCGAGGAAGGATTCGGACTTGGACGCGCTTGA
- a CDS encoding HD domain-containing protein, translating into MSPQPLPLVSTAIAGRIPSDGQCRVWWDNYRMLENIKRHSELVAHVATALAEMAAGRSAGNPQRLPPEDFVQSVRASALLHDLGKTCAIRIGGDHSQLGAAWVMQLTGNPHIAQGVMHHVYWPGELDPERHFLPLAVIYADKRVRHDDLVSLEERFDDLMDRYGKNERSRDWIGRSRQQNRDIENLLSAFLGEDIHAYPFDRRRLVR; encoded by the coding sequence ATGAGTCCACAGCCTCTCCCTCTTGTCTCCACCGCCATTGCCGGCCGCATCCCATCGGACGGGCAGTGCCGCGTCTGGTGGGACAATTACCGGATGCTGGAGAACATCAAGCGGCACAGCGAACTGGTGGCCCATGTGGCCACGGCGCTGGCCGAAATGGCGGCCGGGCGGAGCGCAGGCAACCCGCAGCGGCTGCCGCCGGAAGATTTCGTGCAGAGCGTTCGCGCTTCGGCCCTGCTGCACGACCTGGGCAAGACCTGCGCCATCCGCATAGGCGGTGACCACAGTCAGCTCGGCGCGGCCTGGGTCATGCAGCTGACCGGAAATCCACACATCGCCCAGGGCGTGATGCACCACGTGTACTGGCCCGGCGAGCTGGACCCGGAACGGCACTTTCTGCCTCTGGCCGTCATTTACGCCGACAAGCGCGTCCGCCACGACGATCTGGTCAGCCTGGAAGAACGCTTTGACGACCTCATGGACCGCTACGGAAAAAACGAGCGCAGCCGGGACTGGATCGGCCGGTCCAGGCAGCAGAACCGGGACATCGAAAACCTCTTGAGCGCATTTCTGGGAGAAGACATCCATGCGTATCCTTTTGATCGCCGGCGGCTGGTCCGGTGA